The genomic stretch CTGTTAGGAAGAAATCCTTTGCTGGGCATGCTGATCGGCGCCTTGGTAACGGCTCTTCTTCAAAGCTCTTCCGCATCGGTAGGAATCCTTCAGACCCTTGCCATGAACGGTGTAGTTACTACCAATGCAGCTATATTTATCACTCTCGGCCAGAACATCGGTTCCTGCGTGACTGCCCTCATTTCCAGTATTGGTGGATCCAGGACTGCAAAGCGGGCAGCAGTGATCCATTTGTCCTTTAATGTGCTGGGAGCTCTTATTTTTGGCATCGGTTCTTTTGTCCTTTTTATGGTTACCCCGGCTTTGGCGGCCCATAACATCACTGCAGTACAGATTTCCATATTCCATACCTTCTTTAACCTGACAAATACACTCATCCTGTTCCCCTTTGCGAAACAGCTGGTGGACTTATCCGGATTTGTTGTTCCGGAGAGAGGAACCGATGATGGAGAGACGGCGGGAGAGGAAGCCGTAACCATGAAGCACCTGGATGAGAGAATCTTTGAGTCTCCCGCTTTTGCGGTAGAAACAGCCTCCATGGAGGTGGTACATATGGGACAGATCACTTTGGAAAATGTAAAGCTTGCCATGGACGCGGTCCTCACGAAAAATGCGGATAAAGTAAAAGAAGTGTATAAAATAGAAAAGACGATCAATAATATGGAAAAGATGTTGATGGAATATCTGGTCAAAATCGACAATCTGTCCCTGACAGAGGAGCAAAAATTGGTAGTCAACAACTTATTTTACAGTATTAATGATATAGAACGAGTAGGCGACCACGCAGAAAACCTGGCGGAGCAGGCGGAATATATGGTTCAGCATGAAATCAGTTTCTCCGGTACCGGTGCCTCTGATCTGGAGGTCATCTGTCAGGCAGCTTATAACTCCTTTTTTCATTCCATCGAAGCCAGAAGAAAAGGTGACATGGAAGATATCCGTAAGGTGAGCAAGTGGGAGGATGAAGTGGACCTTCTTGAGGAGGAGCTTAGGGAAAAGCATATTGAACGACTTTCCTCAGGCGGTTGCAATCCCTCGGCAGGTGTTGTGTTCCTGGAGCTTATCAGCAATCTGGAACGTATTTCCGACCATTCTTATAATCTGGCCAGCTATGTAAAGAGTGAGGTTTAAGGAGAGCAAAACCAAAATAAAAAAAAGGACTTGCTATTTAGTGGAATATTAGGTAAAATAATGGGT from Lacrimispora sphenoides JCM 1415 encodes the following:
- a CDS encoding Na/Pi cotransporter family protein, which translates into the protein MSVNDISSLFGFMGGLGMFLYGMNTMADGMQKSAGSRMSRILGMLTNNRFLAVLLGALITAIIQSSGATTVMVVGFVSAGVLNLTQAVGVIMGANIGTTITAWIVSMNQLGDAFSILQPSFWAPLFIGIGAVLLLFGNKQRMKTIGEILVGLGMLFVGLDFMSGAISPYTDAPIFSEAFRLLGRNPLLGMLIGALVTALLQSSSASVGILQTLAMNGVVTTNAAIFITLGQNIGSCVTALISSIGGSRTAKRAAVIHLSFNVLGALIFGIGSFVLFMVTPALAAHNITAVQISIFHTFFNLTNTLILFPFAKQLVDLSGFVVPERGTDDGETAGEEAVTMKHLDERIFESPAFAVETASMEVVHMGQITLENVKLAMDAVLTKNADKVKEVYKIEKTINNMEKMLMEYLVKIDNLSLTEEQKLVVNNLFYSINDIERVGDHAENLAEQAEYMVQHEISFSGTGASDLEVICQAAYNSFFHSIEARRKGDMEDIRKVSKWEDEVDLLEEELREKHIERLSSGGCNPSAGVVFLELISNLERISDHSYNLASYVKSEV